The Kordia sp. SMS9 DNA window TTCATAAATCCACGCATCACAACCCACAAACATGTGTTTTTTATCATGCTTAGTTAACAAATGCAACATTACATTGGTAGACAAACCGGCATACGATCCGATCTCAAAAACAATACCGTCATCCGGCATATGTCGGATTGCATAATCCATTAAATAAATATTACCTTCATGCAGCATGCCTTCGCCAATAATGGTCGCTTTAATCCTTTTAAGAAAAGAATCATCGTGAATAGTTTTATACTTTTTCCTAAAAATTCTTTGAATACTTTTTTTCATGATGCGCGTATTGGAGCTACAATTTCCCAAATAGTAAGACGAAGATCAAAAGTATTGATTTTTTTAAAATGGGAAGTCACAAATCAAAACTTTCATTGGTTTTTTTCAGAAGAATACTAAAAATACCTTTCATTCAAATAATAGAACTCAGAACAGATCAATTCCTATTTTCTTTTTTAAAACGTTCGTACACTAAAAAGAAAGAAAAGTGTACACATACAAAAGCGAGTATGCTACCAAAAAGAACAAAGAAAAATATATAAGCGTTACCAATAAGTATTTTGTATTGTTTATTTTAGCTCATTGTATATTCTCTATCGATGCCACATATATTAAACTAAAATCGTTAGTGTTAAAAACTGTCAATGAAGCTCACAAAATATTCAGTATCAAAACATAAAGTAAAAGCCTTTAACTTACAGGAAATCCTAATAGTGCTGGCAATTATTGGAATTTTACTGCTCATAGCATTGCCCAATTTAATGCCGTATATCTCCAAAGCAAAAGCCACAGAAGCACAATTTCAACTCAGAGCGATTCACTCCATGCAAACACAATATCGCTATCTATATTCACGCTATTCTAATGACTTCAACGAAATAGACTTCGAAGTACCATTAACCACTGATAAAGGCGGAAATGCACGCTATTCTTATGAAATAATGTCCGCGGATGGAGCCAGTTTCAAAGCACGTGCAGAAGCCACAGAAGACTTCGATGGCGACGGAATCAGAAATGTGTGGGAAATTGACGAAAAAGGAAATCTCAAAGAAATTATAAAAGATTGAGCATTGCTGTAAAAATCATACTAATCGGATCACTAATGAGCATTTTGTATCAAGATATCAAAGAAAGACGTGTATATTGGTTTCTATTTCCAATAGTTGCCTGTACTGCGGGATATTTGTATTTTACAAATACGTTTTTTGAACTCTTTTGGCGAACTGCCGCAGTGAATTTCGGAATCATCGCATTGATACTACTAGTGCTTCAAGCATATACAAAACTCAAACTAAAAAGCAACTTACAAGAAGTATTCGGATTGGGTGATGCGTTGTTATTTATCGCACTATGCGCCGCGTTTCCAATTGCGACTTTTATCGTATTTTTTGCCTTTTCATTAGTGTTTTCCTTGATACTACATGTTGTGCTAAAAACGCAAACAAAAATGGCTTCCGTTCCACTTGCAGGGTATATGAGCCTGTTTTTTATAGGAATATATATGATGAATTGGACAGGATTTCTACCAAATATCTACAGCGTATAATGGAAGTGCAAAACTATAACATACACGTTTCATTGCAACAACTCATTAGCAGTTCGCAAGCGTATCACTATCGCGTGATTCCAATTGCCGTTGAAAATGAAGTCATAACATTTAAGTCAGAATCTACCAATGAAGCATTGCGCAAAGAACTTTCAATTGTTTTCAATAAAGAAATTCAACTAGAACGAGCATCTTCTTCAACTATTGAAAAATACCTAGCGACAAACTTTCGAAAAACAGCCAGCAACAAAGCGGAAGCATTACACTATACAGACGATTTCCTAGAAAAAATCATCATGGCTGCGAAAGACATTGGAAGTAGTGATATTCACTTTGAACCCTATGAACATTCCTGTAGAATTCGCTTTCGCTTAGATGGAAAACTCAAAGAACACTATGTCATTCCTTTAGCAGAATATCCTGTGATCATCAACAAAATCAAAATCAAAGCACAACTAGATATCTCTGAAAAACGATTGCCGCAAGATGGACGCATCACCATCAACAATGTGCAAGGCGAATTTGACATTCGTGTCTCCTCGTTGCCAACCTTACACGGCGAAAAAATAGTGCTTCGAATTCTTAGTAAAGATGCCAATCACATCAATCTGGACGAACTCGGTTTTTCTAAAAATGAATTACAGACCTACAAAGAAATCATCAAAAAACCGAACGGAATCATCCTCATTTCAGGTCCCACAGGATCAGGAAAAACGACCACGCTATACGCAACACTAAAATTACTAAACGATTCAGAAACAAACATTCTCACCATTGAAGATCCTATTGAATATACACTAGAAGGAATCAATCAAGTGCAACTCAAAGAAAACATTGGACTCGATTTTTCAAGCACATTGCGAACCTTCTTACGTCAAGATCCGGATGTAATCATGGTAGGAGAAATTCGTGATGCCAAAACCGCAAACATGGCAATCAGAGCCGCACTCACAGGACATTTGGTATTATCAACGATTCACACCAACTCTGCTTGGGCAACGATTTCACGATTAATCGACATGGACATTCCGCCATTTCTCATTGCAAGTACATTGAATATGAGTGTAGCACAACGCTTGGTTCGAAAACTTTGCAATCACTGTAAAACAGCAAAACCTATTGAAACGGCAACGCTCCCAAAAGATGTGAAACTTCCTAAAAACATTCAAACGCATCACGTCGCAGTTGGTTGTAATGCCTGCTATCAAACAGGGTATTTAGGCAGAAAAGCCGTCTATGAAATCATTCCGATTGGCACAGAATTAATCAATCATATCAAACAAAACGAAACGGAAATTTCAGACTATCTGAAACAAAAAAATATAAACACTTTAAAAGACAATGCAATGGCACTTATTGAACATGGAACGACTTCCATCGACGAAGCCTATGCATTGCTATCAAACTAAAAAATGAAAAAGCTATTCATACTCATACTCTGCTTTATACAATTTACGGCATTTGCACAAGAAATACCGCGCATTGAAGCACTCAAAAATCAAATAGAAGCACTTGCGGTAGACAATGTGGGACTTACAGAAAATGTAAAAACGGATATCAGTGTCGCCAATGTGTCGCTCAGTAGTTTTTTGCTCGCTGTGGCGGAAATACACAAACTGAACTTTAACATTTCATCAGAACTCAGCAGCATCAACATTGCAACTAATTTCCCAAATGTAACAGTGGCAGATTTGCTTATTTTTCTATGCAAAGAACACGAACTCACTATCGAATTTACAGGAAACATTCTCTCGGTGAAAAAATACATCAAACCGATTGAAAAAGTACAGCCAAAAGCAATTCCAATGACGTACGATATGAAAAGCGATCGTGTGAGTTTGGATATAAAAAATGATACGCTGTATACAGCTTTTAAAAAAATCATGAATACAACGGGAAAAAATCTAGTATTCTCTCCTGATATTGAAAACAAAATGATCACTTTTTATGTAAAAGATGTTTCGTTTGACACTGCCATGGAACAATTGGCGTTTGCGAATCAATTGTACATGGAAAAAGGGAGCAATGGTTTTTACATCTTTGAAAATGACGCACAAGTAGTTGCAAACAATCAAAATGGCAATACTGCACCACCAAAAGCAAGACGCAGAAAGTCAAACTTTACCTTTAAAATCTTAGACAAACAACGAAAAATGATCGAAGTTGATTTCACCAATGTGTCCATTGATGCAGTCATTCATGACATTGGCACGGCTTTAGAAATTGACATATTTACATCCACACCACTCACCAATGCAGGAACGGCAAGCGTTACTTCAAAACGTATCTATTTTGACGATTTGCTTACAAAAATGTTTGAAAGCAATCAGACGAATTCCATGCAAGGAACTGCAAATACAAGCAGATCAAATAGTGGTCAACGTGGAAATCAAAACAATCAAGTAACAGGAACAACACAAGCCTTTTTTACCTTCAAAAAAGACCGAAACATGTATATTTTCGGAACAGCAAATCAACTCAGCTTGCGCGAAATATCAATCATTCCACTAATGCATCGTTCCATAGAATTACTAACCGATTCCAGTGGCAGTGCCAATACAACACGCGCCAGAAGTAGCAATGTAGGACAAGCTTCAGGATTAGGTGGCAACAATCAATTTGATTCTTTTTCGGGTGGAAATCAAAACAGAGCAACGCTTAGTAGGAGTGGACAAGCCAATCAAGGAAATGGGTTGGCAAATAACAACCGCAGTCAAGCAGAAGCACTCATCAATATTTTACCTGCTGATCTCATTGCAGATTTACAGATTCAAGCAGATTATGAACTCAACAGTTTCTACGTAAGTGGACCAAGTTCTAGTGTAAATCGCTTTCGAAATTTTATTGAAAAAATAGACAAACCTGTTCCCGTCATTCTCATTGAAGTCATGCTGATTGATGTAAGCAAACTATCCGTAGTGGAAACCGGAATCAGTTGGGGAATTGGCGATGAAGCAACACGCACAAGTGGAAGCATTTTTCCAACTACCAATTTAACGCTTGGCGCAGAAACTGTCAATCGTGTCATTGGCGGTTTTGACGGTTTTGGCTCGTTTAACTTAGGGAAAGTAGTGCCTGAATTTTTTGCCAATATTTCTGCGATGGAACAAGATGGCGATATCAAAATTCGTTCTACGCCAAAAATATCAACGCTAAACGGACATCGTGCCACACTTTCCAACGGAACTACTTCGTATTATGCGGTAACTCAGCGTAACATTTACGGAACAGACAATCCGCAGACTTCAGAAATTACCAACTATTTTCCAATTGATGCAGAACTTGGAATTTCCATCAAACCTATCGTTTCAGGTGACGGACAAGTTACGCTTGATATATTTGTGATTCAATCTACCTTCGGAAATCGAATAGACGATGCAGCACCGCCAGATATTAGCTCTAGAGAATTTAGATCTATTGTAAGAATGCGCGATCAAGACATTGCCGTATTAGGTGGTATTGAAGAAATGCAAAAAAGAAACGAAGGCAATGGTGTACCATTTTTAGCTAGAATTCCAGTCATAAAATGGTTGTTCAGCAAGCGTAGAAGACAAAAATCGAAAGCAAAACTTACGGTACTTATCAAACCAACAGTCATTTATTAATGCTTGATCAGCTCAAAACATATCTTTTATACGGAACTTCCTATTGTGGCATTGAACACAATAGCAGCAACACTATTGAAGCAATTCTGCTAAAAAAGAAGAAAGCTGAAGTTGTCATTGAAGATACCGTTTCGGGAAAAACCATTGATGAAATTGCTCCAAAATTGCCCAAAAAACAACATGCGTTTCTCATTGTAAACAACGATGATGTGTTGAGCAAATACATTCAAAGCAATGAAGCCTCTCAAAATCGCTTGTTGTATGAAGCGTTTCCAAATTTGAAAATCAATGACTTTTACTATGAAATTGATTCGCACGGAAACTTTCACAACATTTCCATCTGTAGAAAAGCTACCGTTGACAAACTCATAGAAGCGTATCAAAAACAACAGCTTACCATCATTGGGTTTTCATTAGGAAATGCAATGACTGCTGTTGTCACTAAATTTATAGCGGAACCGAGCTATTATACTTCAAACGCTTTACTGACCAAAGAAAACAATCAAATCACAGGAATTTCAGCACAAGAAGAAGTGCCAACTCAAACATATACGATCAATGGATTGGAAGTTCAAAATACACAATTGCTGAATTTCGCAGGTGCATTATCGTACATTTTACAATCCAAAACAACGGTTTCCAATTTTGAGGAAACGGAAACAGCATTGACAACAAACTTTCGGCAAAAGCGTTTCTTTAGTCAGTTTATCATCTTCGGATTGGGTTTTATGTTGTTGGTATTACTGTTGAATTTTTTTCTATTCAATTCGTACTATGAAGCTGTGGAAAGCATGAAGCAAACAGCCGCTGTGAATAGTTCGCAAAAAGAAAAACTATTACAGCTCAAAGCGAGTGTGGATGAAAAACAAAAAATGGTGGATGATATCTTAAAAAACTCATCTTCAAGAAGTTCTTTTTATATGGATGCAATTGCCAACTCGCTTCCGAGTACGATGCAGTTGGCAGGATTAACCTATCAACCCATTGAAAAGCGCATTAAAAAAAATAAGGCAATTCAATTGACGCAAAATACCATCACAATTTCAGGAATTTCCACAGATAGCGACTTGTTTTCCGATTGGATTCAAACCCTAGAAGATTTGGATTGGATTGATACTGTCACGGTTCTCAATTACGGTTCACAATCCAAAAACACCACAGATTTTTCACTAAAAATAACCTTGTTCCATGAGTAATACACTAAAAAATAGAGTGCTTATTGGCGGGTTTATAGTACTGCTTTTTCTGTGTTACAAATTTGCAATCGCCAATACGTTTGCGCTCAAATCAGAATATTCGAAACTTACCAAAGAACAAAAAATCTTTGAGAATACGCCGAAACAAATAGCACTTTTAAAGAAGAAAGAACACTATTACGATTCGCTATTAACCAAATATAAAATTGGCGGAACTTCACTACAAAACAACTTGCTCAATACGGTCGCGACATTTGCGAAAATAAATGACTTAAAAGTTGTTGATTTCTTAGAGCCGCATGTATTTAGTGAAAAATCATTGACAATTAATACCTATTCTTTTACCGTTGAAGGACATTTTAACAATATCCTCCAACTCATTTATACACTTGAACAACGCACCAAATACGGCGAAGTCATTAGTGTTTCGTATGAAAAAAAGAAAAACTACCGTACAGGAACATCCTATCTACAAGCAAAAATTGTACTGCAAAGTTTTGGGTAATTATAGTTACATGAAGTCGTTGCATGAAGTCTCCGTTAATGTTGCATGAAGTCTCCGACTTCATGTAAACATTCAACATTAAGCACCCAAAACCGTTCCCAACTTAAACATCGGTAAATACATGGCAATCAAAATAACACCCACCATAATTCCAACCAATACAATAATCAACGGTTCCATAATGGTAGACATCATTTTGGATTGACGTTGGACTTGTTCGTGATATTGCACATTCAAACGATCAAAAATAAATTCTGTCTGATTGGTTTGTTCGGCAACTTTCACAAGCGCAATCATCTTATCACTAAAAATAGGATGCGAAGCCAAACTCTCACTCAACGTTGCGCCTTTTAAAATGGATTGCTCTACACTTTCCAAAGCATCTTGCAACGGATAAAAATCAATCATCTTTTTCACCAATTGGATGCTATTGATCACAGGAACTTTAGAAGCCGACAACAACGCAACCGCTTGTGTAAACTGTGACAAGTACACGGTTTTGATAAAGTTTCCAAAAAACGGCAATTTCAACAGAAAACGATCCTTAAAACGGCGATACCATTCTTTCTTATGAAATAAAAATCGGGAAGAAAATAACGCAATCATTCCCACCAAAATCAACAAACCATACGATTTTAAAAATCCTGAAACATTAATGATAAATTCAGTAATGCCAGGCAATGCCACTTTGTTCTGTTTAAAAATATCTTCAAACATCGGTACGACAAATTGCAACATGAAAATCACCACCAAAAATGCCGTACTCAAAATAATAATAGGATACGTAAGCGCACTAATCACATCTCTGCGTTGTTGATTTTTTCTGCCAAAAAAACTGCCCAATTGCCTCGCCACTTCTGAAAGCGTTCCTGTTTCTTCGCCAATTTTAATAGAATAATATTCGTATTCTGTAAAAGCTTTGTGCGATCGAATGGCTTCCGACATGCTTTGTCCGTCAATCAAATCGTCTACCACAGTAGCTAAAATTTCCTTTGTGTTTTTTTTCTTTTGTGAATTGTGTAAAAGCTCCAAAGATTCTTTCAAAGAAACGCCTGCGCTCAAAAGCACTGCGAGTTCGGTATAAAAATCCTCTTTGAGTTTATTGGAAAAACCTTTCCCGAAAAGGACAATCTCTTTCTGTAAAATAGAAGCAATTTCAGATTGTTTTCTTGAAGAAACATTCTTTTCTTGGTTGATATTTTCTAACTTAAAACTCATGGATTCATATAGGTATTTGCAGTATTTCGCTTGTAAATAAAAATAGCCGCACTTTTAAACTCCTTGCCAGCAGTAAGTTTAAAAGCATCAATTTTATTTGTATTTGTTTCTACACCTTCAAAATAAAGGCTAATATCATTGATCGTTATATTGAAAGTATCTGTTGCTTTTTCAACATAATTTGTATCAAAACGATAGCTTATTGTGTCTATTTCGGAGATAAAATCTAACCTTTTTTCAACATCATCATACTGAATTTGGTTGGAACGATGTACATCAATATACAAAGATTGCTCTAGCAAACTCATACTTGTCGTATGTTGAAAATTTGTTTGAATGCCTCCCATTTGCTTTTGCACCAATTGCAACACCGAAAACGCAATGCCCGCTACGATCACCGTAATCAAAATTACAATGATCAATTCACTAAGCGTAAACGCTGCTATTTTATGTTTCCGACTATTCATACTTTTCGATGCGAATCGTTTTTTGAGTTTCTTTGTGGGAAGCTTCAAAAATGAGCTTCTTGCCTTCTCGTGCTACAAAAATCTCCCAATTGTTAAATTCCTCATCATACGGAATGGAAATTTGATGGTGCTTGGATAAATATGCAAGTTCAGAAATATGCGTTTTTAATGCATCCGTATTTTGTCGCACAGTAGTATTAAACAAGGAATTTAACAAAAACGTAGAAATCATAAACACAAGCACAATTAGTACCGTGGCAACCAACGTTTCCATCAATGTCGCAGCTTTTATCTTTTTTAATACAACCATTTCATTACTTTACATTTCAAATTCCCCAAAGGGAAACCTACATATTCATCAATCAATTCAGCACTCGAAATACTTCCGTTATATATATGATTTTGATACACCGAACCGAATTGTTTGGTGATGAAGCCGCTCGTATATACACTTCCATACACATTTCCTAACAATTCCAATTGCTGCTGACAGTACAAAAAGCCTTCTAATTTGGAATTCTCTTTGAGCATAATTTGCGGTTCAAAACGATTCTTAGTTTCGTCTTGCAAATAGCAAATAATTCCTTGAACGCGCGTATCTTGATCTATAAAAATATGTTTTTTAAGCTCTTGATTGGATGTTACTTTCAAATCGTCTTCGGTCTTTATCACCAATGCCGAAGGATAGCTGAGTTCACAATTTGTTCCAACGAGAATTTGCGTGCTTGCAATGGCTTGAAACGTTCCTTTCACATTAGACTCAATCACAATTTCTGGAGCAATCAAAATAACATCTTTGAGCGTTGAAGATGCAGCAACTTTTATTTTAGTGTTGGATCGAATTAAAATGTTTCCCACAAGTTTTACATTCAACAAGTCCAATTCGCCACGACTAAACACGGTTTTTACAGGTTTGGTAAACGAATTTGTATAAATTCTCCCTGGTTTCAAATCTATATAACGATCGTTTTGCATGGGAAGCGGTAATTTTTGCAAAGCGGCCAAATAATTCGTCAACTGCTGTGGAAGTTGCGGAAGCGTTTCAGAACTCTTCAAAATAGTTCCGTATACGAGTGTATTCCCATAATACGAATTTCCTGAAATTGTTCCTGCGCGGACACCTCTTTTAGGCAAATAGGTTTTTCCTTCAATTTTTGTATTTCCAACCACAATCAAAGGACGATTGGTTTCCTGTAGAAACAACGCCGTCCGATCCAATCCTGATTGCCAACCACTCACAAACGCCATTTTTTCAAACGTTTTTCCTTTGGTGGTCGCTTGCGAAAATACTTTTCCAAACATTCCCCAATAACTTTTGTGCAGTTTGGAAGTCATGCCGAGTTCTGCATCCAAAACTCTTGACATGGTATCTATTTCTCTCGTATAGTTTTCGAGGGCTTCTAATAAAGTAAATTCTGATTGCTGAATGGTTTCTATGAGCAGATCAGACTTTTTTTCAAACAAAGAATGCGAATGTACAAGCACCACAAAAACAGAGAGCAACACCGCAATAATTGCGGAAATTAAAATGGCAAACTGCAACGCGCCTGCTTTTACTCGATGATCGAGATTTAAAATTTTTTGAAGTGTATCTCGATATTTCATAAACTATTTAGACACTGCAATCGTTTTGCGTTTTCCTTTGTAGCGAATTGTGATTGACTTTTTAGTTCCTGTCAAAAGTTCAATATCTTGAATGGTTTTTCCTGTTTTAAAAAGTTGTTGCGTTCCTTGAATAGAAACGATGTAGATATTCTGAGCACTTTTTGGTTTTGAAATCACACCTTTATACACAATTGGTGGAAACACTACCGAATCTTTTTTTATTGAAACTTTTCGGGTTGTATTAGAAGTTTGTTTTTCGCGGTATGGTTTTCCCAAAAAAGGATCGCGATGTTTGGTATGGATACGAAACGTGTCCTTTTCAATGGTTTGTTTGGGTGAAAAAGTTACGTTTGAATTTGCAGCGATCACAGGCGACTCATCAGCATTCATCTTAGAAAAAATCTGATAACCAATGACGCCCCAAATTCCGAGAACCACCACCAATAACATATATGTTTTTCCTTTTTTTGTGATCATTCTATTGTAAATGAATATGTTGCATACGGCGTTGCATATCCGCTATTTTCAGCGCGTACACGCCATTGATAGCTATTTCCAGCTTCTAACTCAACCGAAATTGAATTTTCAGGAACTGTAGTGTCTAATTCTAATTGAATAATATTCTGAAAATCAGGTCGTGCAATTTGAACGTGATAGTTTTCTGCATTTTCTACCGCTTCCCAAGACAACGTAAATGTTGTAAGATTAAGTGTAATAGTATCAGCAGGAGCAATCAAATTCACAGTGCTATTTGTGATGTCTTGAACTTCCGTAACATCCGTTGTAAATGAATAGGTTGTGTATGCTGTTGTATAATCGCTGTTTTTTGCACGGACACGCCATTGATAGGAATTGCCTGCTTCTACGTCTATCGAAATTGAATTTTCCAAAATGGTAGTATCTAGTTCTAATTGAATAATATTTTCAAAATCGGGACGAGCAACTTGTACTTGATAGCTTTCTGCATTTTCTACCGTTTCCCAAGACAAGGTAAATGTGGTAATGTTCACGATAGCATCATCCGCAGGAGCGATCAAATTCACAGTATCATTCGTGATGTCTGGAACTTCAATAATTTCAGAGCAACTCACCAAAAAAAGAGGGATACATATACTGTATATATATTTTTTCATCGTATTTATAATTTAAAATAATTGTCCTTTTGAACTGCCTTGTGTGCTTTGCGATGCGTATTTGGTGGACAACCTTCAGAATCGCTCACAATATCAGCAATCACTAGTTTATGTTTGTTATTTTCTTTCCAGCAAAAATTAGCGGTTTCATAAGCAAATACAACACCTTTAGACACTACTAAAACTTGCTTTTTTCCATCTAAAAACACCAGTTGTAAACTAAATTTCTTGGAAGCTGATTGTACCAAAAACACTTCTTCTGCTTTTTTTAATAGATTGATATCTTCTGTAGAAAATCCCACTGCAACACTCGTGACCATTTGTGCATCTTCTTTGGTTTCCAAATAGGAACGCAATCCTGTATTTTTAGCATCATTCAGTGCCGAAGTAATGGCAACACGATCTACAAATTGTAAGAGCACATATTCAGGCTTTACGTTGAGTGAATCTGTATAGGCTAGTGCTACTTTTTTCGTTTGTTCGTTTGCTTTGGCAAAGGCTTTAAAAGTTTGCTTGGAAAAAGCTACAGGTTGTACGCTTAGTTTTATTTTTTCTTCAAAAACAGGAATCGCAATGCTTTTATACGAATTTGAAATAACCGTTTCATTAGACAAACCGATCGAACCCAATTCAACATTGGTTTCCGTAAGTTTTTGCGTTGTTTGATGCACTGAAATGGTTGTGCAACTC harbors:
- a CDS encoding GspE/PulE family protein, which codes for MEVQNYNIHVSLQQLISSSQAYHYRVIPIAVENEVITFKSESTNEALRKELSIVFNKEIQLERASSSTIEKYLATNFRKTASNKAEALHYTDDFLEKIIMAAKDIGSSDIHFEPYEHSCRIRFRLDGKLKEHYVIPLAEYPVIINKIKIKAQLDISEKRLPQDGRITINNVQGEFDIRVSSLPTLHGEKIVLRILSKDANHINLDELGFSKNELQTYKEIIKKPNGIILISGPTGSGKTTTLYATLKLLNDSETNILTIEDPIEYTLEGINQVQLKENIGLDFSSTLRTFLRQDPDVIMVGEIRDAKTANMAIRAALTGHLVLSTIHTNSAWATISRLIDMDIPPFLIASTLNMSVAQRLVRKLCNHCKTAKPIETATLPKDVKLPKNIQTHHVAVGCNACYQTGYLGRKAVYEIIPIGTELINHIKQNETEISDYLKQKNINTLKDNAMALIEHGTTSIDEAYALLSN
- a CDS encoding prepilin-type N-terminal cleavage/methylation domain-containing protein, producing the protein MNSRKHKIAAFTLSELIIVILITVIVAGIAFSVLQLVQKQMGGIQTNFQHTTSMSLLEQSLYIDVHRSNQIQYDDVEKRLDFISEIDTISYRFDTNYVEKATDTFNITINDISLYFEGVETNTNKIDAFKLTAGKEFKSAAIFIYKRNTANTYMNP
- a CDS encoding prepilin-type N-terminal cleavage/methylation domain-containing protein, which codes for MKLTKYSVSKHKVKAFNLQEILIVLAIIGILLLIALPNLMPYISKAKATEAQFQLRAIHSMQTQYRYLYSRYSNDFNEIDFEVPLTTDKGGNARYSYEIMSADGASFKARAEATEDFDGDGIRNVWEIDEKGNLKEIIKD
- a CDS encoding PilN domain-containing protein, with product MLDQLKTYLLYGTSYCGIEHNSSNTIEAILLKKKKAEVVIEDTVSGKTIDEIAPKLPKKQHAFLIVNNDDVLSKYIQSNEASQNRLLYEAFPNLKINDFYYEIDSHGNFHNISICRKATVDKLIEAYQKQQLTIIGFSLGNAMTAVVTKFIAEPSYYTSNALLTKENNQITGISAQEEVPTQTYTINGLEVQNTQLLNFAGALSYILQSKTTVSNFEETETALTTNFRQKRFFSQFIIFGLGFMLLVLLLNFFLFNSYYEAVESMKQTAAVNSSQKEKLLQLKASVDEKQKMVDDILKNSSSRSSFYMDAIANSLPSTMQLAGLTYQPIEKRIKKNKAIQLTQNTITISGISTDSDLFSDWIQTLEDLDWIDTVTVLNYGSQSKNTTDFSLKITLFHE
- a CDS encoding type II secretion system F family protein, coding for MSFKLENINQEKNVSSRKQSEIASILQKEIVLFGKGFSNKLKEDFYTELAVLLSAGVSLKESLELLHNSQKKKNTKEILATVVDDLIDGQSMSEAIRSHKAFTEYEYYSIKIGEETGTLSEVARQLGSFFGRKNQQRRDVISALTYPIIILSTAFLVVIFMLQFVVPMFEDIFKQNKVALPGITEFIINVSGFLKSYGLLILVGMIALFSSRFLFHKKEWYRRFKDRFLLKLPFFGNFIKTVYLSQFTQAVALLSASKVPVINSIQLVKKMIDFYPLQDALESVEQSILKGATLSESLASHPIFSDKMIALVKVAEQTNQTEFIFDRLNVQYHEQVQRQSKMMSTIMEPLIIVLVGIMVGVILIAMYLPMFKLGTVLGA
- a CDS encoding type II secretion system protein GspD, which codes for MKKLFILILCFIQFTAFAQEIPRIEALKNQIEALAVDNVGLTENVKTDISVANVSLSSFLLAVAEIHKLNFNISSELSSINIATNFPNVTVADLLIFLCKEHELTIEFTGNILSVKKYIKPIEKVQPKAIPMTYDMKSDRVSLDIKNDTLYTAFKKIMNTTGKNLVFSPDIENKMITFYVKDVSFDTAMEQLAFANQLYMEKGSNGFYIFENDAQVVANNQNGNTAPPKARRRKSNFTFKILDKQRKMIEVDFTNVSIDAVIHDIGTALEIDIFTSTPLTNAGTASVTSKRIYFDDLLTKMFESNQTNSMQGTANTSRSNSGQRGNQNNQVTGTTQAFFTFKKDRNMYIFGTANQLSLREISIIPLMHRSIELLTDSSGSANTTRARSSNVGQASGLGGNNQFDSFSGGNQNRATLSRSGQANQGNGLANNNRSQAEALINILPADLIADLQIQADYELNSFYVSGPSSSVNRFRNFIEKIDKPVPVILIEVMLIDVSKLSVVETGISWGIGDEATRTSGSIFPTTNLTLGAETVNRVIGGFDGFGSFNLGKVVPEFFANISAMEQDGDIKIRSTPKISTLNGHRATLSNGTTSYYAVTQRNIYGTDNPQTSEITNYFPIDAELGISIKPIVSGDGQVTLDIFVIQSTFGNRIDDAAPPDISSREFRSIVRMRDQDIAVLGGIEEMQKRNEGNGVPFLARIPVIKWLFSKRRRQKSKAKLTVLIKPTVIY
- a CDS encoding prepilin peptidase, which translates into the protein MSIAVKIILIGSLMSILYQDIKERRVYWFLFPIVACTAGYLYFTNTFFELFWRTAAVNFGIIALILLVLQAYTKLKLKSNLQEVFGLGDALLFIALCAAFPIATFIVFFAFSLVFSLILHVVLKTQTKMASVPLAGYMSLFFIGIYMMNWTGFLPNIYSV